A single region of the Dehalococcoidales bacterium genome encodes:
- a CDS encoding rubrerythrin family protein, with protein MSKSIKGTQTEKNLLTAFAGESQARNRYTFFASVARKEEYEQIANIFTETAGNEKEHAEVFFKYLEGGDLEITAAYPAGIIGDTLTNLIAAADGEKLEWSTIYAEFEKTAREEGFKDIATSFKEIAEVEEFHEGRYRKLAKNVAGGEVFIKKAAVKWHCTNCGYIHEGPEAPKECPACKHAQSYYELLAENY; from the coding sequence TTGAGCAAATCAATCAAAGGAACACAGACGGAGAAAAATCTTTTGACGGCGTTTGCCGGTGAATCCCAGGCAAGAAACCGCTACACATTTTTTGCCAGTGTCGCCCGCAAGGAAGAATACGAGCAGATCGCCAACATCTTTACCGAAACGGCCGGTAACGAGAAGGAACATGCTGAAGTTTTCTTTAAATACCTCGAGGGTGGTGACTTAGAAATCACGGCAGCCTATCCGGCAGGGATTATCGGAGACACTCTGACAAATCTAATAGCCGCCGCCGACGGTGAGAAGCTGGAATGGAGCACCATCTATGCCGAATTTGAAAAAACCGCTAGAGAAGAAGGTTTTAAGGATATAGCCACTTCCTTCAAGGAGATTGCGGAAGTAGAGGAATTTCACGAAGGCCGCTACCGGAAGCTTGCCAAAAACGTGGCCGGGGGAGAGGTATTCATAAAGAAGGCTGCGGTGAAATGGCACTGCACCAACTGCGGATACATCCACGAAGGTCCCGAGGCTCCGAAGGAATGTCCGGCCTGTAAGCACGCTCAGTCATACTACGAGTTACTGGCGGAAAACTACTAA
- a CDS encoding transcriptional repressor translates to MIQRATRQREAILQVLRCADSHPTADWIYEEVKKSIPNISKGTVYRNLKVLRDTGKIAELNLSGTVSRYEGRQDNHYHFRCTKCGQIFDLDEPVNKKLEEKIAGKTGFTVSSHQLEFRGICKDCQQ, encoded by the coding sequence ATGATACAAAGAGCGACCAGACAGAGAGAAGCCATATTGCAGGTACTCAGGTGTGCCGACTCGCACCCTACGGCCGATTGGATATACGAGGAAGTCAAGAAGAGTATACCCAATATCAGCAAAGGCACGGTATACCGCAACCTTAAGGTATTACGGGATACCGGTAAGATTGCGGAACTTAATCTCAGCGGCACCGTCAGCAGATACGAAGGCAGACAGGATAATCACTATCACTTCAGGTGTACAAAATGCGGGCAGATCTTTGATCTTGACGAACCGGTCAACAAAAAACTTGAGGAAAAGATAGCCGGGAAAACCGGCTTCACGGTCTCATCCCACCAGCTTGAATTCCGTGGCATCTGCAAAGACTGCCAGCAATAA
- the katG gene encoding catalase/peroxidase HPI — protein MNEENKCPVTGRVSKPTAGGGTSIRDWWPNQLNLKILHQNSSLSNPMGKEFNYADEFKKLDLAALKKDLYKLMTDSQDWWPADYGHYGPLFIRMAWHSAGTYRMGDGRGGASSGSQRFPPLNSWPDNANLDKARRLLWPIKQKYGRKISWADLMILAGNCSLESMGFKTFGFGGGREDVWEPQEDVYWGSESEWLGDKRYSGDRELENPLAAVQMGLIYVNPEGPNGNPDPVASGRDIRETFARMAMNDEETVALIAGGHTFGKCHGAGNAALVGPEPEAAGVEEQGLGWKSSFGSGKGGDTITSGLEGAWTPNPIKWGSDYFDVLFGYEWELTKSPAGAKQWIPRDRAGAGTVPDAHDPAKRHAPMMTTADLALRFDPIYEPIARRFHKDHAAFADAFARAWFKLTHRDMGPRSRYLGSEVPAEDLIWQDPVPVVDHELIDAKDIASLKAKILASDLSISELVYTAWASASTFRGSDKRGGANGARIRLAPQKDWEVNQPAKLAKVLKTLETIRKEFNKSQNGGKKVSLADLIVMGGCAAVEAAAKKGGHDVTIPFTPGRTDASQEQTDVKSFAVLEPSADGFRNYLKAKYAVSAEELLVDRAQLLTLTAPEMTVLVGGMRVLNANYGNYRHGVFTKRPETLTNDFFANLLDMGTIWKPTTEDKEVFEGRDRATGEIKWTGTRVDLIFGSNAQLRALAEVYGCEDSREKFVHDFVAAWSKVMNLDRFDVVRS, from the coding sequence ATGAATGAAGAGAACAAGTGCCCGGTAACGGGGAGAGTAAGCAAGCCTACTGCCGGGGGCGGCACGTCGATCCGGGACTGGTGGCCGAACCAGTTAAACCTCAAGATTCTCCATCAGAACTCCAGCTTGAGCAATCCGATGGGCAAGGAATTCAACTACGCCGACGAATTCAAGAAGCTCGACCTGGCGGCCCTGAAGAAGGACCTCTATAAGCTGATGACCGACTCGCAGGACTGGTGGCCGGCCGATTACGGTCACTACGGGCCGCTCTTCATCCGGATGGCGTGGCACAGCGCAGGAACATACCGTATGGGTGACGGTCGCGGTGGCGCAAGTTCCGGCAGCCAGCGTTTTCCACCCCTCAACAGCTGGCCGGATAATGCAAACCTCGACAAGGCACGCCGCCTGCTCTGGCCAATCAAACAGAAATACGGCAGGAAGATCTCCTGGGCCGACCTCATGATCCTCGCCGGCAACTGTTCTCTTGAGTCGATGGGATTCAAGACCTTCGGTTTCGGCGGCGGACGTGAGGACGTCTGGGAACCGCAAGAAGACGTTTACTGGGGGAGCGAGAGCGAGTGGCTTGGCGACAAGCGCTACTCCGGTGATCGGGAACTGGAAAATCCCCTCGCTGCCGTGCAGATGGGCCTGATTTACGTGAATCCGGAAGGTCCGAACGGTAATCCTGATCCGGTCGCGTCGGGGCGTGATATTCGCGAGACCTTTGCCCGCATGGCGATGAACGATGAGGAAACTGTCGCGCTCATTGCCGGCGGACACACCTTCGGCAAGTGCCACGGCGCGGGTAATGCGGCCCTCGTCGGTCCAGAACCCGAGGCCGCCGGCGTCGAGGAGCAGGGCCTGGGCTGGAAAAGCAGCTTCGGCAGCGGCAAAGGCGGCGATACGATCACCAGCGGCCTCGAAGGTGCCTGGACCCCCAATCCGATCAAGTGGGGTAGTGACTACTTCGATGTCCTGTTCGGCTATGAATGGGAGCTGACAAAAAGTCCCGCCGGTGCGAAACAATGGATACCCAGAGATAGGGCCGGGGCCGGCACCGTACCGGATGCCCACGATCCTGCTAAACGACACGCACCCATGATGACCACGGCAGACCTGGCCCTGAGATTCGACCCGATCTATGAGCCAATCGCGAGACGTTTTCATAAAGACCACGCGGCGTTTGCAGACGCCTTTGCCCGGGCCTGGTTTAAGCTGACCCACCGCGACATGGGCCCCCGCTCGCGCTACCTCGGTTCGGAGGTTCCTGCCGAAGACCTCATCTGGCAAGATCCGGTACCGGTTGTCGACCATGAATTGATCGACGCGAAGGACATCGCTTCCCTCAAGGCTAAGATCCTGGCTTCAGACCTTTCTATCTCGGAACTGGTTTATACCGCCTGGGCTTCGGCATCCACCTTCCGTGGCTCCGACAAGCGCGGCGGCGCCAACGGGGCACGCATTCGTCTTGCACCACAGAAGGACTGGGAAGTCAACCAGCCGGCGAAACTAGCAAAGGTCCTGAAGACGCTCGAGACAATCCGGAAAGAGTTCAACAAGTCGCAGAACGGTGGTAAGAAGGTCTCGCTGGCCGACTTGATCGTTATGGGCGGGTGTGCGGCCGTCGAAGCAGCGGCAAAGAAAGGCGGACACGACGTGACAATACCATTCACGCCGGGGCGCACGGATGCATCTCAGGAGCAGACCGACGTAAAGTCATTTGCCGTGCTCGAGCCGTCCGCAGACGGATTCCGCAACTACCTCAAAGCCAAATATGCTGTATCGGCAGAGGAGCTGCTGGTTGATCGGGCTCAGCTGCTGACCCTAACCGCTCCTGAGATGACGGTTCTGGTCGGCGGCATGCGTGTCTTGAATGCTAATTACGGAAATTACCGGCACGGCGTCTTCACCAAGCGGCCGGAGACGCTCACCAATGACTTCTTCGCAAATCTGCTCGACATGGGCACGATCTGGAAGCCAACTACAGAGGATAAAGAAGTGTTCGAGGGTCGTGATCGCGCAACGGGCGAAATCAAATGGACCGGCACCCGTGTCGACCTTATCTTCGGTTCCAACGCCCAGCTCCGGGCTCTGGCAGAAGTCTATGGATGTGAGGACTCCCGGGAGAAATTCGTGCACGACTTCGTAGCGGCGTGGAGCAAGGTAATGAACCTGGACCGCTTCGATGTCGTCCGATCGTAG
- a CDS encoding IPT/TIG domain-containing protein, whose translation MKRLCLGIALALTSLLLFLPATPAMAASLDISPNHAPVDTLVNINGSAFTPGANYQIRFAYDTSFETIASGTVDPAGALSRNIRVPEMPGGTYNVRVSTSYENATVIFDVEPEVELSSTTSLVNDQVTIQGTGFRASRSITIRFDNRSIATTSTNSRGSFTTTFRIPEADRGSHEVSADDGMFEAIDSLLVTQSISISPSSGSTGTEVTITGRGFRANRAISIFFDDDRVATSPASVRSNSNGSFTADFDVPICINRTLEVLASDGTYTANTDFTVVASITLSRVSGEVGNEVTIIGHGFRSNRNIEIIFDGDELNTWPSVVRSDGTGCFEATFLIPPSANGIHEVEASDGTELDDANLTTESTLKLNPSSGPINATVGITGTGFGKSRTVTIRFNGDHVRTSATDSYGNFADQFVVPSVTSGNYSVTANDGTAAGSASFTVTTSLEISPDNGNVGSYITAKGTGFTGVVVIQYDNSTVATTRADANGNFSIAFKVPASRHGQHTISASDTINTLETHFIVESTPPPTPQSVSPDNGSRQGTRPTLTWNMVSDPSGVTYTIQIAPDDSFATIILEKRGLTQSPYSLTKEESLRGTDSNTPYYWRVKAVDGAENESNWSALRSFYVRYLPQWALILIIASACVAIAVMITRHHYKKS comes from the coding sequence ATGAAAAGGCTATGTTTAGGAATAGCTTTGGCCTTAACCTCTTTATTACTGTTTCTGCCCGCTACACCGGCTATGGCCGCCTCGTTGGATATATCACCGAACCATGCTCCGGTAGATACGCTGGTCAACATCAACGGCAGCGCCTTTACTCCGGGAGCAAACTATCAGATACGCTTCGCGTACGATACCAGTTTTGAGACTATAGCCAGTGGCACAGTGGATCCAGCCGGCGCATTATCACGTAATATCAGGGTGCCGGAGATGCCCGGCGGAACCTACAATGTGCGTGTATCAACCAGCTACGAAAATGCGACTGTCATCTTCGATGTCGAGCCAGAAGTAGAACTTAGCAGCACGACTTCCCTGGTAAATGACCAGGTAACTATACAGGGCACCGGCTTCAGAGCCAGCCGTAGTATAACCATCCGATTTGACAATAGAAGTATCGCTACCACCTCAACCAACTCCCGCGGCAGCTTCACCACAACCTTCCGTATTCCGGAGGCTGACCGCGGCAGCCATGAAGTCAGCGCTGATGACGGCATGTTTGAGGCTATAGACAGTCTCCTTGTGACACAATCGATATCAATCTCACCAAGCTCCGGCAGCACGGGCACCGAAGTCACGATAACAGGACGCGGCTTCCGTGCCAACCGGGCAATCAGTATTTTCTTTGATGATGACCGGGTTGCTACCAGCCCCGCTTCGGTAAGAAGCAACAGCAACGGCAGTTTCACCGCAGACTTCGATGTACCGATTTGCATTAACCGCACTCTTGAGGTACTGGCAAGTGACGGCACCTATACTGCGAACACCGATTTCACCGTCGTCGCCAGTATAACACTGTCCCGGGTATCGGGTGAGGTCGGAAATGAGGTCACTATCATAGGACACGGCTTCCGCTCCAACCGGAATATTGAAATAATATTCGATGGGGATGAATTAAACACATGGCCATCAGTAGTCCGCTCCGACGGCACCGGCTGCTTTGAAGCCACCTTCTTAATCCCACCAAGCGCCAACGGCATACACGAAGTAGAGGCCAGCGACGGCACTGAATTAGATGATGCTAATCTTACCACTGAATCCACTCTGAAACTTAACCCGTCGAGCGGACCAATCAACGCCACCGTCGGTATCACCGGTACGGGTTTTGGCAAATCAAGAACAGTGACCATCCGCTTCAACGGCGATCACGTTAGGACCAGCGCTACTGATTCTTATGGCAACTTCGCCGACCAGTTCGTAGTTCCTTCGGTAACGAGCGGCAACTATTCTGTAACCGCCAACGACGGTACTGCGGCAGGTAGCGCCAGCTTTACAGTGACCACCAGCCTGGAAATAAGTCCCGACAACGGCAATGTGGGCTCGTACATAACAGCGAAAGGAACCGGCTTTACCGGAGTGGTTGTAATACAATACGACAACTCTACCGTAGCGACCACCAGAGCCGATGCCAACGGCAACTTTTCCATTGCCTTTAAGGTTCCCGCCAGCCGTCACGGACAGCATACTATAAGCGCCAGTGATACCATCAACACACTGGAGACCCATTTTATCGTGGAATCCACCCCACCACCGACACCTCAGTCCGTGTCTCCGGATAATGGCTCCAGGCAGGGCACCCGACCAACCCTAACATGGAACATGGTGAGCGATCCGAGCGGTGTGACTTATACTATCCAGATTGCCCCGGATGACAGTTTCGCAACTATAATACTTGAGAAAAGGGGCCTCACCCAATCACCATACTCTCTTACTAAGGAGGAATCACTCCGCGGTACCGATAGCAACACCCCCTATTACTGGAGGGTGAAAGCTGTCGATGGGGCTGAAAATGAGAGCAACTGGTCGGCATTACGCTCCTTTTATGTGAGATACCTGCCCCAATGGGCGCTTATCCTTATTATCGCTTCAGCCTGCGTTGCGATTGCCGTTATGATCACCAGACACCATTACAAAAAATCGTAG
- a CDS encoding DegV family protein yields the protein MKEVMVITDSLGGLSSEQAREYDVMVVPYHTIFDGKDYPDNSIDREKLFTRLESYQDLPTHSACTTGEILKAYKRASQSVKSMLFVALSSSMSADYNAAIQAKESASKELPDIAIEVVDSRSVISGELLVVLAAARAANEGKSLSDVARIARQVAQKVTLINVPETLFFFERSGRSGGEPNIAKAPMPIYPLLEMDASSGGVGKFISKNRTKGKALDALVEIVREKCGNRKICADISYSSDLKEAEALKRKLVSQFEFSALHITPHSSVACVVTGPRCVSLAFYGED from the coding sequence ATGAAAGAAGTGATGGTGATTACTGATAGTCTGGGTGGTCTGTCCTCGGAGCAAGCCAGGGAATACGACGTTATGGTGGTACCTTACCATACCATATTTGACGGTAAGGATTATCCTGATAACTCCATTGACAGAGAGAAACTATTTACCCGGCTTGAATCCTACCAGGACCTGCCGACTCACTCGGCTTGTACTACAGGTGAAATTCTGAAAGCCTACAAGAGAGCTAGTCAGAGTGTGAAGAGCATGCTGTTCGTTGCCTTGTCATCGAGTATGTCTGCAGACTATAACGCTGCCATACAGGCTAAAGAGAGCGCCAGTAAGGAATTACCTGATATCGCTATTGAAGTGGTCGATTCCCGCAGTGTTATATCCGGCGAGCTGCTTGTTGTTCTGGCGGCTGCCAGAGCAGCTAACGAAGGCAAGAGTCTATCAGATGTAGCCAGGATTGCCCGTCAGGTTGCGCAAAAAGTAACCCTGATAAACGTTCCTGAGACGCTATTCTTCTTTGAGAGATCGGGGAGGTCAGGAGGAGAACCCAACATAGCCAAAGCTCCCATGCCGATATACCCCCTTCTGGAAATGGATGCTTCCAGCGGCGGAGTAGGGAAATTCATATCCAAGAATAGAACGAAAGGGAAGGCATTAGATGCACTGGTTGAGATCGTGAGAGAAAAATGTGGAAACAGAAAGATATGCGCGGATATAAGTTATAGTAGTGATTTAAAGGAAGCCGAAGCATTAAAGAGAAAACTTGTCTCTCAATTTGAATTTAGTGCACTCCATATAACGCCACACTCATCAGTGGCCTGTGTGGTGACCGGGCCCCGATGTGTATCGCTGGCATTTTATGGCGAAGATTAA
- a CDS encoding YbaN family protein produces MFTPSATLKSRLFIAAGSISIGVGIIGIFLPLLPTTPFLLLAAYCYGRGSKRLYNRLLRNRLVGDYLRNYLEGKAMSIKAKIYSLSLLWTVIGLTAAFVVDSQVVKIVLLAVGAGVTVHVALLRLVTSRLVLAQKSMPHGK; encoded by the coding sequence GTGTTTACTCCATCCGCAACTTTAAAGAGCCGGCTATTCATCGCCGCCGGTAGTATCTCTATCGGTGTTGGTATCATCGGCATCTTTCTGCCTCTTTTACCGACGACACCCTTCCTACTGCTGGCTGCCTATTGCTATGGCAGAGGCTCGAAGCGGCTATATAATAGGCTCCTGAGAAACAGGCTCGTGGGGGATTACCTAAGGAATTATTTGGAAGGTAAGGCAATGTCTATCAAAGCTAAAATCTACTCACTTAGCCTATTATGGACGGTTATCGGGCTGACTGCCGCGTTTGTTGTCGACAGTCAAGTAGTCAAAATCGTTCTGTTAGCGGTCGGTGCCGGAGTAACGGTACACGTGGCTCTATTAAGACTTGTGACATCCAGGCTGGTGCTCGCCCAAAAATCCATGCCTCACGGGAAATAG
- a CDS encoding class I SAM-dependent methyltransferase — translation MLSLLHPWLEIGVGSGRFARALGIQKGIDPSGELLKIAQSRGIDTCLSSGEKSPFRDGSFGSVFIIVTLCFVDSPRLVLKETHRILAPGGNVVLGLVLRGSPWGKFYEQKKLAGNRFYKHATFYNYDEVIMLLKQAGFSVKKVISTLFQRPQELRDMEFPSEGYDPDAGFTIITASKK, via the coding sequence ATGCTTTCGTTACTCCATCCCTGGTTAGAGATAGGCGTGGGCAGCGGCCGTTTTGCCCGGGCTCTGGGAATCCAAAAGGGCATTGATCCCTCTGGCGAACTACTGAAAATTGCACAAAGCCGGGGAATAGATACTTGCTTAAGCAGCGGTGAAAAGAGTCCTTTTCGGGACGGTTCGTTTGGATCGGTATTCATAATAGTTACTCTCTGCTTTGTTGATTCACCCAGACTCGTTTTGAAAGAGACTCACCGTATCTTAGCTCCAGGAGGCAATGTAGTACTGGGTCTAGTGTTGAGGGGAAGCCCTTGGGGTAAATTCTACGAGCAAAAGAAGCTGGCGGGAAATCGTTTCTACAAACACGCTACCTTTTACAATTATGATGAAGTTATTATGCTGTTGAAACAAGCGGGTTTCTCGGTTAAAAAGGTCATTTCAACGTTGTTTCAGAGACCCCAAGAGTTAAGAGATATGGAGTTTCCGAGTGAAGGCTATGATCCCGATGCCGGATTTACAATTATTACAGCTAGTAAGAAATAA
- a CDS encoding FAD-dependent oxidoreductase — protein MEKHELVIVGGSAGGIQAAICAQKHHGLEDILVIRMEEKVPVPCGIPYIFGTLGAVSKNIIPDKILGEAKLKIGEVVAIDRNSKTVKLKSGEEIGYNKLVLATGSSPLQPPVPGIDKKGVWFAWKNTDYLERLAEVINGTGDIVVIGGGFIGLEFADECRKRGHKVTVVELLEHCLQLVCNTELCIRAEESLRSNSIELITGDGVKSIDGTGKAESVTLQSGKQIKCDLVVVGIGVKPNVQLAENAGLEIGTTGGIKVDEFQRTTDGSIFAVGDCAEKYSFFNGAPTPLRLASIATREGKIAAANLFQPQWRNVGTIGVFSTVLGNTAIAVAGLTEAKAREMGYEIIVGEAEAASKHPGTMPEAHPMRVRLAFCRRSGKIVGGCACCTHTVGEVANIIAAAIVNGMTMEQIAMFPMGTHPWLTASPLAYQITDAASNALHKVKNTANAS, from the coding sequence ATGGAAAAGCACGAACTGGTCATCGTAGGGGGTAGTGCCGGCGGAATACAGGCTGCCATATGTGCTCAAAAGCACCATGGCCTCGAAGATATACTGGTAATACGGATGGAGGAAAAGGTTCCGGTCCCCTGTGGGATTCCCTACATCTTCGGTACGCTGGGAGCAGTTAGCAAAAATATTATTCCGGATAAAATCCTCGGAGAAGCTAAATTGAAGATTGGCGAGGTGGTGGCAATTGACCGTAATAGCAAGACGGTCAAGCTCAAGAGTGGCGAGGAGATAGGCTATAACAAGCTGGTTCTGGCTACCGGCTCTAGTCCGCTGCAGCCACCTGTCCCGGGAATAGATAAAAAGGGAGTCTGGTTTGCCTGGAAAAATACTGATTATCTTGAGAGGCTGGCCGAAGTTATTAACGGCACCGGTGATATCGTGGTAATCGGGGGCGGATTCATCGGGTTGGAGTTCGCTGACGAGTGCCGCAAGCGGGGCCACAAGGTTACGGTAGTAGAGCTGCTTGAGCATTGTCTGCAGTTGGTCTGCAACACCGAGTTATGCATAAGAGCGGAAGAGTCTTTGAGAAGTAATAGTATAGAATTAATCACCGGCGACGGCGTAAAATCTATCGATGGAACTGGTAAGGCCGAGTCTGTAACCCTGCAGAGCGGTAAGCAGATTAAATGCGACTTGGTCGTCGTCGGAATCGGTGTTAAGCCGAATGTACAACTGGCGGAGAACGCTGGTTTAGAAATCGGTACCACTGGCGGAATTAAGGTCGATGAGTTCCAGAGAACTACTGACGGTAGTATTTTTGCTGTCGGTGACTGTGCCGAGAAATATTCTTTCTTCAACGGGGCGCCAACACCGCTAAGGCTCGCTTCAATAGCCACACGAGAGGGTAAGATTGCGGCGGCTAATCTCTTCCAGCCACAGTGGCGTAACGTAGGTACTATCGGCGTATTTTCAACAGTACTGGGAAACACTGCTATTGCTGTGGCAGGCCTGACGGAGGCGAAGGCTCGTGAAATGGGTTATGAAATAATTGTGGGAGAGGCGGAGGCTGCTTCAAAACATCCGGGAACTATGCCGGAGGCTCATCCGATGAGAGTCAGACTGGCTTTCTGCCGCAGGTCAGGTAAGATAGTCGGCGGTTGTGCCTGTTGTACTCATACGGTGGGCGAGGTAGCTAACATAATTGCGGCTGCTATCGTTAATGGAATGACCATGGAACAGATCGCCATGTTCCCCATGGGTACACATCCGTGGCTCACTGCATCTCCGTTGGCATATCAGATTACGGATGCTGCGAGTAATGCGTTGCATAAGGTCAAGAATACGGCTAATGCGTCGTAA
- a CDS encoding DUF1638 domain-containing protein, translating to MNESSAENRTEPNCQGGMHNFQEYAIVACGTLNMELNYLKDIGFLNARKILYTKPGLHQLPRELERQLIRQINTAQSYAPNIIVLYGGKFCYVNTDDPYRSLDTIIEEQFTPGIKISRIKADHCIDMLASAQDRERIPRGRDVSWMTPGWLKYRHYVYQGWDKGLANENFPKHSGGAIILDATGFFDHLMGNNPEEILALSDWMGIPIESHNITLDRMKCLLIGAIE from the coding sequence ATGAATGAAAGTAGCGCTGAAAATAGGACTGAACCAAATTGTCAGGGAGGCATGCATAACTTTCAGGAATATGCAATTGTCGCTTGCGGTACGCTCAATATGGAATTGAATTACCTCAAGGATATTGGTTTTCTTAATGCCAGAAAAATTCTTTATACCAAACCAGGCCTTCACCAATTACCGCGTGAACTGGAGAGGCAGTTAATAAGACAAATAAATACTGCTCAGAGCTATGCCCCGAATATCATTGTGCTCTATGGCGGTAAGTTCTGCTATGTGAATACCGATGATCCATACCGCAGTTTAGATACCATAATTGAGGAGCAATTTACACCCGGCATTAAAATCAGCAGGATAAAAGCGGATCACTGTATTGATATGCTTGCCAGTGCTCAAGATAGAGAACGCATACCCCGGGGTAGAGATGTGTCCTGGATGACTCCAGGATGGCTGAAATACCGGCACTATGTTTATCAGGGATGGGACAAAGGGTTAGCTAACGAAAATTTCCCTAAACACTCTGGCGGGGCCATTATACTGGATGCTACCGGTTTCTTTGATCACCTTATGGGAAATAACCCCGAGGAGATATTGGCCTTATCCGACTGGATGGGGATTCCTATAGAGTCCCATAATATTACGCTGGATAGAATGAAATGTTTACTAATAGGAGCGATAGAATAG
- a CDS encoding metal-sensitive transcriptional regulator — protein MAKKQINKRILINRLKRIEGQTRGLQKMIENDRDCEAILTQLAAVRSAVESLGALVLNNYLYFCFTRAEDKEPEGIGSLARALTIWGRVYIKR, from the coding sequence ATGGCTAAGAAGCAAATCAATAAAAGGATCCTGATAAATCGACTAAAAAGAATCGAGGGGCAGACGCGCGGCCTGCAGAAGATGATAGAGAACGATCGTGATTGCGAAGCCATATTAACACAGTTAGCAGCAGTCCGTTCGGCAGTGGAGAGCCTGGGGGCACTGGTATTGAACAATTACCTGTACTTCTGCTTTACCAGAGCAGAAGATAAGGAACCTGAGGGAATCGGCTCACTGGCACGGGCATTAACCATTTGGGGCAGGGTTTACATCAAACGTTAA